A single Anas acuta chromosome 27, bAnaAcu1.1, whole genome shotgun sequence DNA region contains:
- the LOXL2 gene encoding lysyl oxidase homolog 2 translates to MERFLGFNHNHCFFMLFFISLSPLGLAQYEYWPYLPGYPEPPPQVYQPPQRPANVPKIQLRLAGQKRKHNEGRVEVFYSGEWGTVCDDDFSIHAAHVICRELGYVEAVSWLPSSKYGKGEGKIWMDNVHCNGKETTLAACTSNGWGVTDCKHTEDVGVVCSEKRIPGFKFDNSLLNQIENMNIQVEDIRIRAILATYRKRVPVTEGYVEVKDEGTWKQICDKHWTMKNSRVVCGMFGFPSERKYNAKVYKMFASRRKQHYWAYSMDCSGNEAHISSCKLGNHLNVDAEKNATCENGMPAVVSCVPGRAFAPSSHSGFRKAFRQEQPLVRLKGGANTGEGRVEVLKNGEWGTVCDDNWNLVSASVVCRELGFGSAKEAITGARLGQGMGPIHLNEIDCTGFEKSITDCKFNMESQGCNHEEDAAVRCNVPAMGFQNQLRLSGGRNPYEGRVEVLAERNGTLRWGTVCSENWGTVEAMVVCRQLGLGFASHAFQETWYWHGDVSADSVVMSGVKCSGTEMSLAHCRHDGADVSCPRGGGRFGAGVSCSETAPDLVLNAELVEQTAYLEDRPMFMLQCALEENCLASSAANTSITSGYRRLLRFSSQIHNNGQSDFRPKNGRHAWVWHDCHRHYHSMEVFTHYDLLNLNGTKVAEGHKASFCLEDTECEADVQKQYECANFGEQGITVGCWDVYRHDIDCQWIDITDVPPGDYLFQVVINPNYEVAESDYSNNVMKCRSRYDGQRIWMYNCHIGGSFSDETEQKFDHFSGLTNNKVSTR, encoded by the exons atggaaagattCCTGGGTTTTAACCATAACCACTGTTTCTTCATGCTGTTCTTCATCTCCCTGAGCCCGCTGGGCCTTGCCCAGTACGAATACTGGCCCTACCTCCCCGGTTACCCCGAGCCACCCCCCCAAGTCTACCAGCCCCCCCAAAGGCCAGCAAACGTCCCCAAAATCCAGCTGCGGCTGGCGGGGCAGAAGAGGAAGCACAACGAAGGCCGAGTGGAGGTGTTTTACAGCGGCGAGTGGGGCACGGTGTGCGACGATGACTTCTCCATCCACGCTGCGCATGTGatctgcagggagctgggctaCGTGGAGGCTGTGTCTTGGCTACCGAGCTCAAAATATGGGAAAGGAGAAG ggAAAATTTGGATGGACAACGTCCACTGTAATGGCAAGGAAACCACCCTGGCAGCGTGCACGTCAAATGGCTGGGGAGTAACCGACTGCAAACACACCGAGGACGTGGGAGTGGTGTGCAGCGAGAAGAGAATCCCTGGCTTCAAGTTTGACAACTCGCTGCTTAACCAAATAGAG AACATGAACATCCAGGTGGAAGACATAAGGATCCGCGCCATCCTCGCCACCTACCGCAAGCGGGTGCCCGTCACGGAGGGTTACGTGGAGGTGAAGGACGAGGGGACCTGGAAGCAGATCTGTGACAAGCACTGGACCATGAAAAACTCACGAGTCGTCTGCGGCATGTTTGGATTTCCGAGCGAGAGGAAATACAACGCCAAGGTCTACAA GATGTTTgccagcagaaggaagcagcatTACTGGGCTTACTCGATGGACTGCAGCGGGAACGAGGCTCACATCTCCAGCTGCAAGCTGGGCAACCACCTCAACGTGGACGCGGAGAAGAACGCGACGTGCGAGAACGGGATGCCGGCGGTGGTCAGCTGCGTCCCGGGACGTGCCTTTGCCCCTAGCAGCCACAGCGGCTTCCGAAAAGCCTTCAGGCAGGAG CAGCCCCTGGTGAGGCTGAAAGGGGGAGCCAACACTGGCGAAGGACGAGTGGAAGTGCTGAAAAACGGGGAGTGGGGGACGGTTTGCGACGATAACTGGAACCTGGTGTCAGCCAGCGTGGTGTGCCGCGAGCTGGGCTTCGGCAGCGCCAAGGAAGCGATAACAGGCGCGAGGCTGGGGCAAG GCATGGGTCCAATTCATCTCAACGAAATCGACTGCACGGGCTTTGAGAAATCCATCACGGACTGCAAGTTCAACATGGAGTCGCAGGGCTGCAACCACGAGGAGGATGCTGCTGTGAGGTGCAACGTTCCTGCCATGGGTTTCCAGAACCAG CTGCGCCTGAGCGGCGGCCGCAACCCTTACGAGGGCCGGGTGGAGGTGCTGGCGGAGCGCAACGGCACGCTGCGGTGGGGCACCGTCTGCAGCGAGAACTGGGGCACCGTGGAGGCCATGGTGGTGTGTCGGCAACTGGGCTTGGGTTTTGCCAGCCATGCCTTCCAG GAAACCTGGTACTGGCACGGAGACGTCAGCGCTGACAGCGTGGTCATGAGCGGGGTCAAGTGCTCGGGGACGGAGATGTCCCTGGCCCACTGCCGGCACGACGGGGCCGACGTCTCCTGCCCCAGAGGAGGTGGTCGCTTTGGTGCTGGTGTGTCCTGCTCAGAGA ctgcCCCTGACCTGGTGCTGAACGCCGAGCTGGTGGAGCAGACAGCCTACCTGGAGGACCGCCCCATGTTCATGCTGCAGTGCGCCCTGGAGGAGAACTGCCTGGCCAGCTCGGCCGCCAACACCTCCATCACCTCCGGCTACCGGCGCCTGCTGCGCTTCTCCTCGCAGATCCACAACAACGGGCAGTCCGACTTCAGGCCCAAAAACGGCCGCCACGCCTGGGTCTGGCACGACTGCCACCG GCACTACCACAGCATGGAGGTTTTCACCCACTACGACCTCCTGAACCTCAACGGGACCAAGGTAGCTGAGGGACACAAGGCCAGTTTCTGTCTGGAAGACACGGAGTGTGAAGCAG ATGTGCAAAAACAGTACGAATGTGCCAATTTTGGTGAACAAGGGATCACGGTCGGATGCTGGGACGTGTACCGACATGACATCGACTGCCAGTGGATCGATATCACCGACGTCCCGCCGGGTGACTACCTCTTCCAG